A stretch of the Deltaproteobacteria bacterium genome encodes the following:
- the lptC gene encoding LPS export ABC transporter periplasmic protein LptC — protein MKNLKNILIIGILCVVAFWIGLYAFRIQKPSPPPKVQAEKGIPGQIGMQEINFVQVKEGVKLWELKAEAVTYQQSQNQVSFKKVILTYFPKGEGPITLVGNLGKLDTQKKNVFIEGEVVISTPDGYELKAPSLQYQDDKREVFTEGHFSFKGPNISLDGQGVTMNLDSQKLWVKKRARMLFYHSFFKS, from the coding sequence GTGAAAAATCTAAAGAATATATTGATCATCGGCATTCTGTGTGTCGTTGCTTTCTGGATCGGCCTATATGCTTTTCGAATCCAGAAACCATCCCCCCCACCTAAGGTCCAGGCGGAAAAAGGGATTCCCGGCCAAATAGGTATGCAGGAGATCAATTTCGTTCAGGTCAAGGAAGGGGTTAAGTTGTGGGAATTGAAGGCCGAGGCGGTGACCTATCAGCAGTCTCAAAACCAGGTCTCTTTTAAAAAGGTAATATTGACTTATTTCCCGAAGGGGGAAGGTCCTATCACCCTGGTAGGGAACCTGGGGAAACTGGATACGCAAAAAAAAAATGTTTTCATTGAAGGGGAAGTGGTTATTTCAACCCCGGATGGCTATGAACTCAAGGCCCCTTCCCTTCAATATCAGGATGATAAGAGGGAGGTCTTCACAGAAGGGCATTTCTCTTTTAAAGGCCCCAATATTTCCCTGGATGGTCAGGGGGTCACTATGAACCTGGATTCCCAGAAGCTTTGGGTTAAAAAAAGGGCCAGAATGCTTTTTTACCATTCTTTTTTTAAATCCTGA
- a CDS encoding CBS domain-containing protein — protein MQVKNWMVKKVVSIPQNGHIVEALSLMKKYSIRHLPVVEGKNLLGLITEGDLRPIMIPPLMEEMRVDQIMIKNPVTVGPDESLEEAARLIYRYKIGGLPVVDKGKLVGILTTPDILAAFIQLMGVLEASSRMDIQLAPRPKAFEEASGIIQKKGGEIISVGMMGKGEKKNYIFRLKRCPLDPIIQALEKKGHRITSYVE, from the coding sequence ATGCAAGTCAAAAACTGGATGGTCAAAAAAGTGGTTTCCATTCCCCAAAACGGTCATATCGTGGAGGCCTTGTCCTTGATGAAAAAATATTCCATCCGGCATCTTCCTGTAGTGGAAGGGAAAAACCTTCTGGGATTGATTACCGAAGGCGACCTCCGTCCGATCATGATCCCCCCCCTGATGGAAGAAATGCGTGTGGACCAGATTATGATCAAGAACCCGGTCACAGTCGGTCCGGATGAATCTCTTGAAGAGGCCGCCAGGTTGATCTACCGCTACAAAATCGGAGGCCTGCCGGTTGTCGACAAGGGGAAATTGGTAGGGATCTTAACGACACCGGATATTCTGGCGGCCTTTATCCAGTTGATGGGCGTCCTGGAGGCCAGTTCCAGAATGGATATCCAATTGGCCCCCAGGCCTAAGGCCTTTGAAGAGGCTTCGGGGATTATCCAGAAAAAAGGAGGGGAAATCATCAGTGTCGGCATGATGGGCAAAGGGGAAAAAAAGAATTATATCTTCCGGTTAAAACGGTGCCCCTTGGACCCGATCATCCAGGCCCTGGAAAAGAAAGGCCATCGCATTACCTCTTATGTAGAATGA
- the lptB gene encoding LPS export ABC transporter ATP-binding protein has product MKQLAVRDLVKMYHRKAVVNKVSLHLTEGEIVGLLGPNGAGKTTTFYMIVGLTRPNQGTVLLNQENISDLPMYLRARKGINYLPQEPSVFTRLTVGENIMAILETLDISAEERETRLAGLLKELKLTHLDQHKAYSLSGGERRRVEITRALVTSPSFILLDEPFAGIDPLAVNDIQNIIEALKAKNIGILISDHNVRETLSVCDRAYIIHEGKVLEEGTPQELAESETARKIYLGEKFQLL; this is encoded by the coding sequence ATGAAACAATTAGCCGTTCGAGACCTGGTAAAAATGTATCACCGGAAAGCGGTGGTTAACAAGGTCAGTCTGCATCTGACCGAGGGGGAAATTGTCGGGCTCTTAGGCCCGAACGGTGCAGGCAAAACAACGACTTTTTATATGATCGTCGGCCTGACCCGACCCAACCAGGGGACTGTTTTATTGAACCAGGAAAATATCAGTGATTTGCCCATGTATCTTCGGGCCCGGAAAGGCATCAATTATCTGCCTCAAGAACCCTCGGTTTTTACCCGACTGACCGTTGGGGAAAATATAATGGCTATTTTAGAAACCCTGGATATCTCGGCTGAAGAACGGGAAACCCGATTGGCCGGGCTTCTTAAGGAGCTCAAGCTGACCCATTTGGACCAACATAAAGCCTATTCCCTTTCCGGCGGGGAGCGGAGGCGGGTCGAGATTACCAGGGCCCTGGTCACTTCACCGTCTTTTATCTTGTTGGATGAACCTTTTGCCGGGATCGATCCCTTGGCCGTTAATGATATCCAGAACATTATCGAGGCGTTAAAGGCTAAAAATATCGGAATTCTGATTTCTGATCACAATGTCCGGGAAACCCTTTCCGTATGTGATCGGGCTTATATCATTCATGAAGGGAAGGTCCTGGAAGAAGGGACTCCCCAGGAGTTGGCCGAAAGCGAAACGGCCCGAAAAATTTACCTGGGAGAAAAGTTTCAATTACTCTGA
- the larE gene encoding ATP-dependent sacrificial sulfur transferase LarE codes for MSPSKTKTLINFLKQNQPGVVAFSGGVDSTLLLYLAREAWSASPLALTFVSPLLTSKERDRIQKLIEFLGARLHRVKTREYLNPMFKKNTPTRCYYCKKSRIKEARPFLNQKEIKFLLDGTNADDLKAHRPGIRASHEAKVISPFALFGWTKKEIRQVSRSLGLPTWDQPSSPCLATRVAYGQPITLPLLKRLAYGEDLLARMGFSESRLRVHNLLVRIEVPEKEFPLIFDPQKKNDLLSRLTALGFNYITLDLKGFRSGSMDEAIKKRKRIVPPGEGA; via the coding sequence ATGTCTCCTTCGAAAACCAAAACCCTGATCAATTTCTTAAAGCAAAACCAGCCCGGTGTCGTAGCCTTTTCCGGAGGAGTTGACAGTACTTTACTCCTTTATCTGGCCCGGGAAGCCTGGTCTGCCTCCCCGTTGGCCCTGACCTTCGTTTCCCCTTTATTGACTTCAAAAGAACGGGACCGAATTCAAAAATTGATTGAATTTCTTGGGGCCCGACTGCATCGGGTAAAAACCAGGGAATACCTAAACCCGATGTTTAAAAAAAATACTCCAACAAGATGTTATTATTGCAAGAAATCAAGAATTAAAGAGGCCCGCCCTTTTTTGAATCAAAAGGAGATTAAATTCCTTCTTGATGGGACCAATGCCGACGACCTGAAGGCCCATCGACCCGGAATCCGAGCTTCCCATGAAGCCAAGGTCATTAGCCCTTTTGCCCTTTTTGGCTGGACTAAAAAGGAGATTCGGCAGGTCAGCCGGAGTCTGGGTCTGCCTACCTGGGACCAGCCTTCTTCCCCTTGTCTGGCCACACGGGTTGCCTATGGTCAACCCATTACCCTCCCTTTACTCAAGCGCCTGGCTTATGGAGAGGACCTGTTGGCCAGGATGGGGTTCAGTGAAAGCCGGCTTCGGGTCCATAACCTACTGGTCCGAATCGAAGTCCCGGAAAAAGAATTCCCGCTTATCTTTGACCCTCAGAAGAAAAACGACCTCTTGTCCCGCCTGACTGCCCTGGGTTTCAATTACATCACCCTCGATCTTAAAGGATTTCGGTCGGGGAGTATGGATGAAGCGATCAAAAAGCGGAAGAGGATCGTCCCGCCAGGCGAAGGGGCTTAA
- a CDS encoding CTP synthase: MKTKFIFVTGGVLSSLGKGLASASMGALLESRGLKITFLKLDPYINVDPGTMNPFQHGEVYVTDDGAETDLDLGHYERYTSVKLTQDNNFTTGRIYHSVITKERRGDYLGGTVQVIPHITDEIKNSILSMANETDVAIIEIGGTVGDIESLPFLEAIRQFKSDVGKENVLYIHLTLVPYIKTAGEVKTKPTQHSVKELRSIGIQPDILLCRTEKILSNEIKGKIALFCNVEKDAVITAKDVESIYEVPLVFHQEGLDDKIIERLNIWTRAPRLEDWIALNEKIKNLSHSVKIAIVGKYIHLRESYKSLNEALFHGGIGNDCKVILDFIDSEELEKQGTEILSRSDGILIPGGFGYRGVEGKILAVQFARENKVPFFGICLGMQLAAIEFSRNVAGLPSAHSTEFLPDTPYPIIYLMRDWYDYRSGQVRHRDETSEKGGTMRLGAYPCKLVADTRAFESYRQEDIFERHRHRYEFNMDFKKILTEKGLVLSGLSPDGSLVEIIELPDHPWFLGCQFHPEFKSRPMSPHPLFREFIRNSLKNSQSH, from the coding sequence ATGAAAACAAAATTTATTTTTGTAACCGGTGGCGTCCTCTCTTCTCTGGGTAAAGGTTTGGCTTCGGCCTCCATGGGGGCCCTTCTGGAATCCCGGGGGCTGAAAATTACCTTTCTAAAGCTGGATCCTTATATTAATGTAGATCCCGGGACGATGAATCCCTTCCAGCATGGCGAGGTTTATGTAACCGACGATGGGGCCGAAACCGATCTGGATTTGGGACATTATGAGCGGTACACTTCGGTCAAACTGACTCAGGACAATAATTTTACCACCGGCCGGATCTATCATTCCGTAATCACTAAGGAACGCAGAGGGGATTACCTGGGAGGGACCGTCCAGGTGATTCCCCATATCACTGACGAGATCAAGAACAGCATCTTGTCGATGGCCAATGAAACCGATGTGGCTATTATTGAGATCGGCGGCACGGTCGGGGATATTGAGAGCCTTCCCTTTCTTGAAGCCATTCGTCAATTCAAATCGGATGTAGGAAAGGAAAACGTCCTTTATATCCATCTGACCCTGGTCCCTTATATCAAGACTGCCGGAGAAGTAAAAACCAAACCCACGCAGCACAGTGTCAAGGAACTTCGCAGTATTGGTATCCAGCCGGATATCCTGCTTTGTCGAACCGAAAAGATCCTTTCAAATGAAATAAAGGGCAAGATCGCCCTTTTTTGTAATGTTGAAAAGGATGCGGTCATCACGGCCAAGGACGTGGAAAGTATCTACGAAGTCCCCCTGGTCTTTCATCAAGAGGGTTTGGATGACAAGATTATCGAAAGATTGAACATCTGGACCCGGGCCCCCCGTCTGGAAGACTGGATTGCCCTGAACGAGAAGATAAAAAATCTGAGCCATTCGGTTAAAATCGCCATAGTCGGTAAATATATCCATTTAAGGGAATCCTATAAAAGTTTAAATGAAGCCCTTTTCCATGGCGGGATTGGCAATGATTGCAAGGTCATTCTTGATTTTATCGATTCCGAGGAACTGGAAAAGCAAGGGACTGAAATCCTGTCCCGGTCTGACGGAATCCTTATCCCCGGCGGGTTTGGGTATCGAGGGGTGGAAGGGAAAATTCTGGCCGTTCAATTCGCCCGGGAGAATAAGGTCCCTTTTTTCGGGATTTGTCTGGGCATGCAATTGGCGGCTATAGAGTTTTCCAGAAATGTAGCCGGGTTACCTTCTGCCCACAGCACCGAATTTTTGCCTGATACCCCTTATCCCATTATTTATTTGATGCGGGACTGGTATGATTACAGATCGGGTCAGGTCCGTCATCGGGATGAAACTTCGGAAAAGGGGGGGACGATGCGTCTGGGGGCCTATCCTTGTAAACTGGTCGCCGACACCCGGGCCTTCGAGAGTTATCGCCAAGAGGATATATTTGAACGCCATAGGCACCGTTATGAATTTAATATGGATTTTAAAAAAATACTGACGGAAAAAGGACTTGTTTTGAGCGGACTCTCACCGGACGGATCTTTAGTGGAGATTATCGAGTTGCCCGACCACCCCTGGTTTCTGGGATGTCAGTTTCACCCGGAATTTAAATCCCGTCCCATGAGTCCCCACCCCCTGTTCAGGGAATTTATACGAAATTCCTTGAAAAATTCTCAAAGTCATTAA
- the kdsA gene encoding 3-deoxy-8-phosphooctulonate synthase produces MLLKEIRIGPWKVCKNTPLLIIAGPCVIEDESTTVAIARELKEIQKRLNIPLVFKASYDKANRTSIHSFRGPGLEAGLDLLDFIRARFELPVLSDVHQVHEIEKAAQVLDVIQVPAFLCRQTDLLTAVGRTGRPVNVKKGQFLSPWDMRFVLDKITETGNDQILVTERGTTFGYNNLVVDFRSLPILSGFGYPVIFDATHSVQLPGGREGESGGERKFVPFLSRAAVAAGVQGVFLEVHLEPEKALCDGANSWPLNKLEDLLRSLMAIHELGTTWSDEYDM; encoded by the coding sequence ATCCTATTGAAAGAAATACGTATAGGGCCATGGAAGGTTTGCAAGAACACCCCGCTCCTGATAATTGCCGGCCCTTGTGTCATAGAAGATGAATCGACTACCGTAGCCATCGCCCGTGAGCTCAAGGAAATTCAGAAACGGCTGAACATTCCCCTTGTTTTTAAGGCCTCTTACGACAAAGCCAACAGAACCTCGATCCACAGTTTTCGCGGTCCCGGTCTGGAAGCCGGATTGGATCTCCTGGATTTTATACGGGCCCGCTTTGAACTTCCGGTTCTATCCGATGTCCATCAGGTCCATGAAATAGAAAAGGCCGCTCAGGTCCTGGATGTGATCCAGGTACCGGCTTTCCTGTGCCGTCAGACCGATCTGTTGACGGCCGTCGGTCGGACGGGCCGGCCGGTCAATGTAAAAAAAGGGCAGTTTCTTTCTCCCTGGGATATGCGGTTTGTATTGGATAAAATTACCGAAACCGGTAATGACCAAATTCTGGTGACTGAAAGAGGAACCACCTTCGGATATAATAATTTGGTGGTGGATTTTCGGTCTTTGCCGATTCTTTCCGGTTTTGGGTATCCTGTAATCTTCGATGCCACTCACAGTGTTCAACTGCCTGGAGGCCGTGAAGGGGAATCCGGTGGGGAACGGAAATTCGTGCCTTTTCTGTCGAGGGCAGCCGTTGCAGCCGGTGTGCAAGGGGTCTTCCTGGAGGTCCACCTGGAACCGGAAAAGGCCTTATGTGACGGGGCCAATTCCTGGCCTTTGAATAAATTAGAGGACCTTTTACGTTCTCTTATGGCGATTCATGAGTTGGGAACTACCTGGAGTGACGAGTACGATATGTAG
- the rpoN gene encoding RNA polymerase factor sigma-54, with protein MALEIKQQLRLSQQLIMTPQLQQAIKLLQLSRLELLENLHQELEANPVLEEALSEDLEASQVEKTEGGSEAEVEDRQPEVNIGEQAFENMDWDNYLNDYYTPRSEDISEDRDIPSYENMVSKKTSLTDHLMWQLSLSNLTPEEERMGSEIIGNLDGNGYLKASLEEISQSTGLDMDLAERVLKRIQEFDPLGVASRDLKECLLIQARHLTHSNPWVESIILDHLNSLETKNYQAIARALQAPIEEIIPAIEVILHLDPKPGRLYSDEESQYISPDIFVYKVGEEVHIVLNEDGLPRLRINAFYKQALSQRGAVSETTRDYIQEKLRSAIWLIKSIHQRQRTIYRVAESIFKFQHDFLDHGISHLKPLILKDVAEEVQMHESTISRVTTNKYVHTPQGIFELKFFFNSSLAGANGETVASESVKERIRLLISGEDQTHPLSDQELTELLLKENIHIARRTVAKYREALGLLPSNKRKKIPMEQWMRSK; from the coding sequence ATGGCCTTAGAGATCAAACAACAACTCAGACTGAGCCAGCAGTTGATCATGACTCCCCAGTTGCAGCAGGCCATCAAGCTGCTGCAGCTCTCCCGACTGGAGCTCCTGGAGAACCTGCACCAGGAATTGGAAGCCAATCCGGTCCTGGAAGAGGCCCTGAGCGAGGACTTGGAAGCCTCGCAGGTTGAAAAGACCGAGGGCGGTTCGGAGGCCGAGGTCGAAGATCGACAGCCCGAGGTGAATATCGGGGAACAGGCCTTCGAAAATATGGATTGGGATAATTATCTTAACGATTATTATACCCCTCGCAGTGAAGATATTTCCGAAGACCGGGACATCCCCTCTTATGAAAACATGGTTTCCAAAAAAACCTCCTTGACCGACCACCTCATGTGGCAACTCTCTCTTTCCAATTTGACCCCGGAAGAGGAGAGGATGGGATCGGAGATCATAGGGAATTTGGATGGTAACGGATATCTGAAGGCCTCTTTGGAAGAGATTTCTCAAAGTACCGGATTGGATATGGACCTGGCAGAAAGGGTTTTGAAGCGTATTCAGGAATTTGATCCCCTGGGGGTCGCCTCCAGGGACCTTAAAGAATGTCTGCTGATCCAGGCCCGGCATTTGACCCATTCGAATCCCTGGGTGGAGTCGATTATCTTAGACCATTTGAATTCCCTGGAAACCAAAAATTACCAGGCCATAGCCCGGGCTTTACAAGCCCCGATCGAAGAGATTATCCCGGCCATAGAAGTTATCTTGCACCTGGACCCCAAACCAGGACGACTCTACAGCGACGAAGAGTCTCAGTATATCAGTCCTGATATCTTCGTTTATAAAGTAGGGGAGGAGGTCCATATTGTTTTAAATGAAGACGGCCTTCCCCGTTTGAGGATCAACGCCTTTTACAAACAGGCCTTAAGTCAGCGGGGAGCCGTATCAGAAACCACCCGAGATTATATTCAAGAAAAGCTGCGTTCGGCTATCTGGCTGATCAAGAGTATTCATCAAAGGCAGCGGACCATCTATCGGGTTGCTGAGAGTATTTTTAAATTTCAACATGATTTTTTGGATCACGGCATTTCTCATTTGAAACCCCTGATCCTGAAAGATGTAGCCGAAGAGGTCCAAATGCATGAATCGACCATCAGTCGGGTGACCACCAATAAATATGTCCATACTCCCCAGGGGATTTTTGAATTAAAATTTTTCTTCAACAGTTCTTTGGCCGGGGCCAATGGAGAAACCGTAGCCTCAGAAAGTGTCAAAGAAAGGATCAGGCTCTTGATATCCGGGGAAGATCAGACCCACCCCTTGAGTGATCAGGAACTTACCGAACTTCTCTTGAAAGAGAATATCCATATTGCCCGGCGAACAGTGGCCAAATATCGGGAAGCCTTGGGTCTCCTTCCCTCTAATAAGCGAAAAAAAATTCCCATGGAACAATGGATGCGTTCTAAATAA
- the raiA gene encoding ribosome-associated translation inhibitor RaiA, with amino-acid sequence MQISVSFRNVDPSDHLKGYAENRMARLKKYMDEPIEIYLVLSIQKFRHTADVTISANGMKIKAQEETGDLYSAIDMVLDKIEKQVKRRREKVKEHKAEGMTKGLTEEKKTGEEKEVEEEVPQIVKTERILAKPMDVEEASLQLKLSNSEFMVFTNSKTRLINVLYRRKDGNFGLIEPAS; translated from the coding sequence ATGCAAATTTCTGTATCTTTCCGGAATGTAGATCCCTCGGACCATCTTAAAGGCTATGCTGAAAACCGGATGGCGCGCCTCAAAAAATATATGGACGAGCCGATAGAAATTTATCTGGTCCTTTCCATTCAAAAATTCAGACATACCGCTGATGTGACCATTTCGGCTAATGGGATGAAAATAAAGGCCCAGGAAGAAACAGGGGACTTATATTCGGCCATAGATATGGTTTTGGATAAAATAGAAAAACAGGTCAAAAGGCGTCGGGAAAAAGTCAAAGAACATAAAGCCGAGGGGATGACCAAAGGGTTAACAGAAGAGAAAAAAACAGGGGAGGAAAAAGAAGTTGAAGAAGAAGTTCCTCAGATTGTAAAGACCGAGAGGATCCTGGCCAAACCGATGGATGTAGAAGAAGCTTCTTTACAACTCAAACTCTCGAATAGCGAATTTATGGTTTTTACCAATTCCAAAACCCGGTTGATCAATGTCTTGTATCGCAGGAAGGATGGGAATTTTGGATTGATTGAACCGGCGAGTTAA
- a CDS encoding PTS sugar transporter subunit IIA, with translation MKICHYLDPALILSELKAQDKEGVLAELADLIAGHVPGTKSGEVLQVLLDRERLGSTGIGEGFAIPHGKMKNIDQMIIAFGRSRQGIPFDSMDGKEAFYFFVLIAPGDCAGLHLKALAKISRFLKNSAFKESLSRAADRDALQKVIQEQDDLP, from the coding sequence ATGAAAATTTGTCACTATTTAGATCCCGCTCTGATCTTATCCGAGCTGAAGGCCCAGGATAAGGAAGGGGTATTGGCCGAACTGGCCGATCTGATTGCCGGGCATGTCCCCGGAACGAAATCCGGAGAGGTGCTGCAGGTATTACTGGACCGGGAACGTCTTGGCAGTACCGGAATTGGGGAAGGCTTTGCCATTCCCCACGGGAAAATGAAAAACATAGATCAAATGATCATCGCTTTCGGCCGGTCTCGCCAGGGGATCCCCTTTGATTCCATGGATGGTAAAGAAGCTTTTTATTTTTTTGTTTTAATCGCCCCGGGAGATTGCGCCGGCCTTCATTTAAAGGCCTTGGCCAAAATTTCTCGTTTTTTGAAAAACAGCGCCTTCAAAGAAAGTTTGTCTCGGGCCGCAGATCGTGATGCATTGCAGAAGGTTATTCAGGAACAGGATGATTTACCGTGA
- a CDS encoding HAD-IIIA family hydrolase, which translates to MNLNQKALLQKAQKIRLLLLDVDGVLTDGRILYNENGREIKVFHVQDGQGIRWLQRWGMEVGFLSGRSSRAVEARAKELGISLLFQGVKDKIKTFEMILKRTKFDQEEVCFMGDDFIDLPLLKRVGLSISVINGHPLVQKEVDYVTRTAGGNGAVREVSEFILKAQGKWGAILGDYGLIRK; encoded by the coding sequence ATGAACTTGAATCAGAAGGCCCTTCTTCAAAAGGCCCAAAAAATTCGTCTGCTTCTGCTTGATGTGGACGGGGTCCTGACGGACGGCAGAATCCTTTATAATGAGAACGGCAGGGAGATTAAGGTTTTTCACGTCCAGGACGGCCAGGGTATTCGGTGGCTTCAAAGGTGGGGGATGGAAGTGGGGTTTCTGTCAGGACGATCCTCCCGGGCTGTCGAGGCCAGAGCAAAGGAATTGGGTATTTCCCTTCTTTTTCAAGGGGTCAAAGATAAAATAAAAACTTTTGAAATGATCCTGAAAAGAACAAAGTTTGATCAAGAAGAGGTTTGCTTTATGGGGGATGACTTTATTGACCTGCCTCTGCTTAAAAGGGTCGGCTTGTCGATCAGTGTGATCAATGGCCATCCTTTGGTTCAAAAGGAGGTCGATTATGTGACCAGGACAGCCGGGGGTAACGGGGCTGTGCGGGAAGTCTCCGAGTTTATTCTCAAAGCCCAGGGCAAATGGGGAGCTATTCTTGGGGATTATGGATTAATACGAAAATAG